A part of Kryptolebias marmoratus isolate JLee-2015 linkage group LG8, ASM164957v2, whole genome shotgun sequence genomic DNA contains:
- the tmem82 gene encoding transmembrane protein 82 — protein MFSFITSFLPTSYFLPGWLTLDTNPLDGLLQGLVGACGISVLCSLLRVHLLLEESSKEKNEKGTSSERETHHQTRTINGFAGMLQFFFVTGILAVVGSRVASLVVLEFCLRAVSGLVTAGPDTRKFLQQLLVQSQFSLGCALSCSLHFLHEGASQRWLCLLLAAGLSWFLARQASGLLRHVSALYKLHSSQNYCGICISLLTSGWRLLPMLCRAMTITFFVAMLAGVSTINQQFLSATEALRFWTPLTICYTLLVVYMQEEQHSLPSSQAVFNTVVVRLGGLMVLMLTVGRWADVLHILMCFLGEASCLLPANDLLDAASSQDEEDFTEYARRDRRQKPRIHQRERQR, from the exons ATGTTCTCCTTTATCACATCGTTTCTCCCGACTTCCTACTTCCTACCAGGGTGGCTGACCTTAGACACAAACCCATTGGATGGTTTGCTTCAAG GGCTGGTGGGTGCGTGTGGGATTTCTGTGCTGTGCTCCCTGCTGAGAGTGCACTTATTGTTGGAGGAGAG ctccaaagaaaaaaatgaaaaaggcaCATCAAGCGAGAGAGAAACCCATCATCAAACGAGGACTATAAATGGGTTTGCTGGGATGCTCCAGTTCTTCTTTGTGACCGGAATATTGGCCGTAGTGGGGTCTCGTGTGGCGTCGCTGGTGGTGCTAGAATTTTGTCTCCGAGCCGTCTCTGGACTGGTTACAGCTGGACCG GACACCAGGaaatttctgcagcagctgttagTCCAAAGCCAGTTCTCTCTGGGCTGTGCGCTCAGCTGCAGTCTGCACTTTCTCCACGAGGGGGCGTCCCAGCGCTGGCTGTGCCTCCTCCTGGCAGCAGGGCTCAGCTGGTTCCTGGCGAGGCAGGCGTCAGGCCTCCTGCGTCACGTCTCTGCTCTGTACAAACTGCACAGCTCACAGAACTACTGCGGCATCTGCATCAGCCTCCTGACGTCAGGATGGCGCCTGCTGCCGATGCTCTGCAGGGCTATGACCATTACCTTCTTTGTGGCCATGCTGGCTGGTGTGTCAACCATCAACCAGCAGTTCCTCTCTGCAACGGAGGCCCTGAGGTTCTGGACCCCCCTGACTATCTGCTACACACTGTTGGTGGTGTACATGCAGG aggagcagcataGTCTGCCTAGCAGCCAAGCCGTCTTCAACACGGTCGTGGTGCGTCTCGGGGGTCTGATGGTCCTGATGCTGACTGTGGGGCGCTGGGCTGACGTGCTCCACATCCTGATGTGCTTCCTGGGTGAGGCCAGCTGTCTGCTCCCAGCCAACGACCTGCTGGATGCAGCGTCCTCACAG GATGAAGAGGATTTTACAGAATATGCAAGAAGAGATCGTCGACAGAAACCCCGGATACACCAGAGGGAGCGTCAAAGATAG